One Maribacter cobaltidurans genomic window carries:
- a CDS encoding TIGR01777 family oxidoreductase produces MRILITGATGLVGTELVSHCHDKGYVVHFLTTSKDKMVSKENLKGFYWNPTKKEIDIRCFDGVTTIINLAGASISKRWTPSYKKQILNSRINSLQTLYGAIDKLPQHTITSIISASAIGIYPDSLSNYYEEDEEAVDDSFLGRVVLAWEEEADTFKSLGIMVSKVRIGLVLSDKGGALPQMAKPVKYYTGAAFGSGLQWQPWIHLSDLARIFLFVLENELEGVFNGVSPNPVTNNRLVKEIANVLNRPLILPNIPKMIMKLILGEMSYLLFASQRVSSKKIEGEGFIFEFQNICCALEVIYQNKKSNSKISNDLSKEYVS; encoded by the coding sequence ATGAGGATATTAATAACAGGTGCTACGGGATTGGTCGGGACGGAATTGGTATCTCACTGTCATGACAAGGGATACGTTGTACATTTCTTGACCACAAGTAAGGACAAAATGGTTTCCAAGGAAAACTTGAAGGGTTTTTATTGGAATCCTACAAAAAAGGAAATTGATATTCGTTGTTTTGACGGAGTTACTACTATCATCAACCTAGCTGGAGCGAGTATTTCGAAGAGATGGACGCCTAGTTACAAAAAACAAATTCTCAACAGTAGGATTAATTCGTTGCAAACCTTATATGGGGCAATAGATAAATTGCCTCAACATACCATTACATCCATCATATCTGCTTCTGCTATTGGGATTTATCCAGATTCTTTGTCAAATTATTATGAGGAAGATGAAGAGGCGGTAGATGATAGTTTTCTTGGAAGGGTGGTTTTGGCTTGGGAGGAAGAAGCCGATACCTTCAAGAGTCTCGGCATAATGGTTTCCAAAGTTAGAATTGGCCTGGTTTTATCGGACAAAGGAGGAGCTTTACCACAAATGGCAAAACCGGTTAAATATTATACGGGTGCAGCATTTGGATCGGGGCTGCAGTGGCAACCTTGGATACACCTTTCAGATTTGGCCAGAATTTTTCTATTTGTACTAGAAAATGAATTGGAAGGAGTTTTTAATGGGGTTTCTCCCAACCCTGTAACCAATAATAGATTGGTAAAGGAAATTGCCAATGTTTTGAATCGCCCACTAATTTTGCCCAATATTCCCAAAATGATAATGAAGCTTATTCTTGGTGAAATGAGCTATTTATTATTCGCAAGTCAGAGGGTTAGTAGTAAGAAAATTGAAGGTGAAGGATTTATTTTCGAGTTTCAAAACATTTGCTGCGCATTGGAGGTTATTTATCAAAATAAAAAATCCAATTCTAAGATATCCAATGATTTATCCAAAGAATATGTGTCTTAA
- the mnmD gene encoding tRNA (5-methylaminomethyl-2-thiouridine)(34)-methyltransferase MnmD, giving the protein MKREIITTGDGSKTIQIREWNEQYHSKHGAINEAYHVFINQGLDLFQNRQISILEIGFGTGLNAFITLLEAPKRRLKIDYVGVEAYPVVDEEIEELNYIEELNAVSHSGDFRKLHSCSWEKASIITENFSLLKQQKDFREINNSAEFDLIYFDAFGARVQPELWTEHIFSKMFEALKMNGYLVTYAAKGSVRRAMLEVGFEVERLPGPPGKREMLRAKKML; this is encoded by the coding sequence TTGAAAAGGGAGATAATTACCACTGGTGATGGCTCAAAAACCATTCAGATAAGGGAATGGAATGAGCAATACCACTCAAAGCATGGCGCAATCAATGAGGCGTACCATGTCTTTATCAATCAGGGACTAGATTTATTTCAAAACCGACAAATTTCAATTCTTGAAATAGGCTTTGGTACTGGGCTTAATGCTTTCATTACTTTACTTGAAGCACCAAAAAGAAGGCTTAAAATAGATTATGTAGGCGTTGAGGCTTATCCTGTGGTTGATGAAGAAATCGAGGAATTAAACTATATAGAAGAACTCAATGCCGTCTCTCACAGTGGTGATTTTAGGAAATTGCATAGTTGTTCTTGGGAAAAGGCCTCAATTATTACCGAAAATTTTAGTCTTTTGAAGCAGCAGAAGGACTTTAGGGAAATAAATAATTCCGCAGAATTTGATTTAATTTATTTTGATGCCTTTGGCGCAAGGGTACAGCCCGAGCTTTGGACCGAACATATTTTCAGCAAAATGTTCGAAGCCTTAAAAATGAATGGATATCTAGTGACTTATGCTGCCAAAGGCAGCGTTAGGAGAGCCATGTTGGAAGTTGGATTTGAGGTTGAGCGCCTTCCGGGACCTCCAGGAAAAAGAGAAATGCTAAGGGCAAAAAAAATGTTATAA
- a CDS encoding DUF4920 domain-containing protein, giving the protein MKSFNILLVIFWIGFVSLGQDKKSDTNKLVTYGEWVDESNVGSSKDMMLLYDGLKSGDTLKTKFMGKVKEVCQAKGCWMKLELANGKEAMVRFKDYGFFMPKDIAGRKVIVDGIAFVEEMSVEDQKHYAKDGGAKQDDLAKITSSKKTYGFEANGVLIKD; this is encoded by the coding sequence ATGAAAAGTTTTAACATTTTGCTTGTGATTTTTTGGATAGGTTTTGTGTCGTTAGGTCAGGATAAAAAATCAGATACTAATAAGTTGGTAACTTATGGCGAATGGGTGGACGAGTCAAATGTTGGTAGTTCCAAGGATATGATGTTGCTATATGATGGTTTAAAATCCGGCGATACCTTAAAGACTAAGTTCATGGGAAAAGTAAAAGAGGTTTGTCAGGCAAAGGGATGTTGGATGAAGTTGGAACTTGCAAATGGTAAAGAGGCCATGGTTAGGTTCAAGGACTATGGATTTTTTATGCCAAAGGATATCGCAGGTAGAAAGGTAATTGTGGACGGTATTGCGTTTGTGGAGGAAATGAGTGTAGAAGATCAGAAGCATTATGCCAAAGATGGTGGCGCCAAACAAGATGATTTGGCAAAGATTACCTCTTCTAAAAAGACTTACGGTTTTGAGGCCAACGGGGTATTGATAAAGGATTAG
- a CDS encoding branched-chain amino acid aminotransferase, which produces MSVETKKVNISVERAKTSKINQVDFDNLKFGSVYTDHMLVCDYKNGVWEAPKIMPYQQIMLDPSAKVFHYGQSIFEGMKAYKDDNGSIFLFRPLDNHKRLNISAKRLSIPELPEEYFMEGLTTLLELDSDFIPTKEGSSLYIRPFMFASGNGFHASPADEYKFIIACAPSGSYFSGKVKVLIEQTYSRSANGGVGFAKAGGNYAGQFYPTQLAIEKGYNQVIWTDDTEHEYIEEAGAMNIFIRINDTLITGPTSDRILDGITRKSILEIAKDNSIPTEVRKITVTEVVNAAKDGSLKEMFGAGTAAVISPISAFGYKDKDYDLPELENSYASKLKKLITDIQYNKSEDKYGWRFMVKS; this is translated from the coding sequence ATGAGCGTAGAAACTAAAAAAGTGAACATTAGTGTAGAAAGGGCAAAGACCTCTAAAATAAATCAAGTCGATTTTGACAATTTAAAATTTGGTTCCGTGTATACGGATCATATGTTGGTTTGTGATTATAAGAACGGAGTTTGGGAGGCTCCCAAGATAATGCCGTATCAACAGATAATGCTTGATCCTTCTGCAAAGGTATTTCATTATGGACAGTCCATTTTTGAGGGAATGAAGGCCTACAAGGATGATAATGGGAGTATTTTCTTATTCAGACCATTGGACAACCATAAACGTCTTAATATATCTGCAAAAAGACTGTCTATCCCTGAATTGCCAGAAGAATATTTTATGGAAGGCCTTACCACTTTGTTAGAGCTGGATAGTGATTTTATACCAACAAAAGAGGGTTCCTCCTTGTATATAAGGCCTTTCATGTTCGCATCTGGAAATGGCTTTCATGCTTCTCCAGCCGATGAGTATAAATTCATAATTGCTTGTGCTCCTTCCGGTTCCTATTTCTCCGGAAAAGTAAAGGTGCTTATTGAACAAACCTACTCCAGATCCGCTAACGGAGGGGTTGGATTCGCCAAGGCCGGGGGTAATTATGCCGGTCAGTTCTACCCTACGCAATTAGCCATTGAAAAGGGATACAATCAAGTAATCTGGACGGATGACACAGAACATGAATACATTGAGGAGGCCGGTGCCATGAACATTTTTATACGTATAAACGATACTTTGATTACCGGCCCTACCAGTGATAGAATATTGGATGGCATTACCAGAAAAAGTATTTTGGAAATAGCAAAGGATAATAGTATTCCTACCGAAGTACGAAAAATTACGGTTACGGAAGTAGTCAATGCGGCGAAGGACGGTTCATTAAAAGAAATGTTCGGTGCAGGAACTGCAGCAGTAATTTCACCAATATCCGCTTTTGGATATAAGGACAAGGATTATGATTTACCGGAATTGGAAAACAGCTATGCTTCCAAATTAAAGAAATTGATTACGGATATACAGTATAACAAATCTGAAGATAAATACGGATGGCGCTTTATGGTCAAAAGTTAA
- a CDS encoding pyrophosphohydrolase domain-containing protein, whose protein sequence is MKSKIKAVQLFHESFGLGVSKEMRADLGKAKNHLRFNLMDEENKEYLEAASNNDIIEVADALGDMLYILCGTILEHGMQYKIEEVFNEIQRSNMSKLGEDGKPIYREDGKVLKGPNYFKPDIAAILDK, encoded by the coding sequence ATGAAAAGCAAGATTAAAGCAGTACAACTATTCCACGAATCGTTTGGGCTGGGTGTTTCAAAGGAAATGAGGGCGGATTTGGGGAAAGCAAAAAACCATTTACGTTTTAATTTAATGGATGAAGAAAACAAGGAATACTTGGAGGCGGCATCCAATAATGATATCATTGAGGTTGCAGACGCCCTGGGAGATATGTTATATATTCTTTGTGGGACTATTTTGGAGCATGGGATGCAGTATAAAATAGAGGAGGTTTTTAATGAGATTCAGCGAAGCAATATGAGTAAATTGGGCGAGGATGGAAAACCTATTTATAGGGAAGATGGAAAAGTGTTAAAAGGGCCAAACTATTTTAAGCCGGACATCGCCGCTATTTTGGATAAATAA
- the crcB gene encoding fluoride efflux transporter CrcB translates to MKQFLLIFLGGGVGSFLRYLISKALNSYYPNFYLGTFLVNILGCFIIGLLIGLSVKNNYISENHVLLLGTGFCGGFTTFSTFALESHLLLKEHSLLYMSAYLGASIIAGILAIALGLYICKLL, encoded by the coding sequence ATGAAACAGTTTTTGCTCATATTTCTTGGTGGTGGCGTTGGAAGCTTTCTACGGTATTTAATTTCCAAAGCATTAAATTCCTATTACCCTAATTTTTATTTAGGAACCTTCTTGGTCAATATTTTGGGTTGTTTCATTATTGGATTGCTAATCGGGCTATCAGTAAAGAACAACTATATATCCGAAAATCATGTTCTTTTATTGGGTACAGGTTTTTGCGGCGGCTTTACCACATTCTCCACATTTGCACTTGAGAGCCATCTCCTTCTAAAGGAACATTCCTTATTATATATGTCCGCATACCTAGGTGCAAGTATTATAGCAGGTATTCTTGCCATTGCACTGGGCCTATATATTTGCAAATTGTTATAA
- a CDS encoding P-II family nitrogen regulator yields MKKIEAIIRKSKFDEVKEALHQIEVNFFSYWDVTGVGNEKKGHVYRGISYSTTDIQRRFLSIVVSDEFAQKTVETILNTAYSGNVGDGKVFVSDVIEAYRIRTKESGQAGIN; encoded by the coding sequence ATGAAAAAAATCGAGGCAATTATCAGAAAATCCAAGTTTGATGAAGTCAAAGAAGCATTGCATCAAATCGAGGTCAATTTCTTTAGTTACTGGGATGTAACGGGAGTTGGTAATGAGAAAAAAGGTCACGTGTACAGGGGTATCTCCTATAGCACAACAGACATTCAAAGAAGATTCTTATCTATTGTCGTATCGGACGAATTTGCTCAAAAAACAGTGGAAACTATTTTAAACACTGCGTATTCCGGCAATGTAGGGGATGGAAAAGTATTTGTATCCGACGTAATAGAAGCTTACCGTATTAGAACCAAAGAAAGCGGGCAGGCAGGTATCAACTAA
- a CDS encoding ammonium transporter produces MTEVTQESMDATLAAINGDMGALWITLAAILVFFMQAGFTLVEVGFTRSKNSGNIIMKNIMDLAVGSIMFWAVGYGIMYGSDLVLGGFFRSSPSDQGYFFFSATDWYNLFFQTVFCATAATIVSGAVAERTKFSTYLILSAVLTTLIYPISGSWYWPFDDDAWLNTAGFIDFAGSSVVHAVGGGAALVAAIMVGPRIGKYVNGEVKVIPGHNMMYGALGVFILWLGWFGFNGGSQLAWGGDDTIAAGSVIINTNLAAAIGAITALFLTWIRYGKPDLSMTLNGALAGLVGITAGCGAVNAWGAVAIGLLCGIAVVFSIEILDKKFKIDDPVGAISVHGTCGFLGTVLVGVFALDGGLLYGGGAKLLWVQTYGSLAYLLWAAFATFVVLIILKKTIGLRVSKEDEIEGLDITEHGTECYPEHISNDK; encoded by the coding sequence ATGACTGAAGTAACACAAGAATCAATGGATGCCACCCTTGCAGCTATAAATGGCGATATGGGTGCATTGTGGATTACCCTTGCAGCGATTTTGGTTTTCTTTATGCAAGCAGGTTTTACCTTGGTAGAGGTCGGCTTTACGAGAAGCAAAAATTCAGGTAATATAATAATGAAAAACATAATGGACCTTGCTGTAGGATCTATCATGTTCTGGGCCGTAGGTTACGGTATTATGTATGGAAGTGATTTAGTATTAGGAGGGTTTTTTAGATCAAGCCCTTCAGACCAGGGCTATTTCTTTTTTAGCGCTACGGACTGGTACAATTTATTTTTTCAAACTGTATTCTGTGCAACAGCCGCAACTATTGTTTCTGGTGCGGTAGCGGAAAGAACCAAGTTTTCCACTTATTTAATTCTTTCTGCAGTTTTGACCACTTTAATATACCCGATTTCCGGAAGTTGGTATTGGCCATTTGACGATGATGCATGGCTGAATACTGCAGGTTTTATCGATTTTGCAGGATCGTCTGTGGTACATGCTGTTGGTGGTGGTGCCGCATTGGTAGCGGCTATAATGGTTGGTCCTAGGATTGGTAAATATGTGAACGGTGAAGTAAAAGTTATTCCTGGACACAATATGATGTATGGAGCTCTTGGAGTATTTATACTTTGGTTAGGTTGGTTCGGATTTAACGGGGGTTCTCAGTTGGCTTGGGGAGGTGATGACACCATTGCCGCAGGCAGTGTAATAATCAACACCAACCTTGCCGCAGCAATTGGGGCAATTACAGCTCTTTTCCTTACTTGGATTAGATATGGAAAACCAGACCTGTCCATGACCTTGAACGGAGCACTTGCCGGATTGGTAGGTATCACAGCAGGTTGCGGTGCCGTAAACGCATGGGGAGCTGTAGCCATAGGACTATTATGCGGTATTGCAGTAGTATTCTCCATTGAAATTCTGGATAAAAAGTTTAAAATCGATGATCCCGTTGGTGCCATATCGGTACACGGTACTTGTGGATTCCTTGGAACTGTTCTCGTTGGTGTCTTTGCATTGGACGGAGGTCTTTTATATGGAGGTGGTGCCAAGTTGCTATGGGTACAAACATATGGGTCTTTAGCCTATTTACTTTGGGCTGCTTTTGCCACATTCGTCGTATTGATTATCCTTAAGAAAACAATTGGCTTAAGAGTTTCCAAAGAGGACGAAATAGAAGGCTTGGATATTACGGAGCACGGAACCGAGTGCTACCCTGAGCATATTTCAAACGATAAGTAA
- a CDS encoding outer membrane beta-barrel protein: MKQIINTKFVKNIFLSSLALFSAITVVAQEEESASKFTLSGSIDAYYRTTFKDGGDATTATPTSFANQTGFALGMANLIGTYEMEKTGVVVDLVFGPRGTEATFNNDVLNGIINQAYAYWNVSDKTTLTIGRFNTWVGYEVIAPAANFNYSVSYLFSNGPFSHLGAKADFAFSDDVSLMLAITNPWDTNDISGSGVYAVGGQLGVYGQYLNLYYDGGSPTAGGLGFEIDYTGGFDITDSFFFGINAAYNTNSNADDGNGGTTTAGFYGAAIYPQVTTSESFAIGLRGEYFATTQDGFDDVPVTALTLTGSFTKENLIIKPEIRLDSFGKDNEPFFDSNGGTTNSLSSFALAAIYSF; encoded by the coding sequence ATGAAACAGATTATAAATACAAAATTCGTAAAAAATATCTTTTTGTCATCATTGGCCCTATTTTCAGCAATAACCGTTGTTGCCCAAGAAGAGGAAAGTGCTTCAAAATTTACTTTGAGTGGTTCTATTGATGCTTATTACAGAACCACGTTTAAAGACGGTGGAGATGCAACTACCGCTACACCGACATCCTTTGCGAACCAAACTGGATTTGCTTTGGGTATGGCCAATTTAATTGGAACTTATGAAATGGAAAAAACAGGTGTAGTTGTAGATTTGGTTTTTGGACCTAGAGGTACAGAGGCCACGTTTAACAACGATGTTTTAAACGGTATTATCAACCAAGCTTATGCCTATTGGAATGTTTCTGATAAAACTACCTTAACCATAGGTCGTTTCAATACTTGGGTAGGGTATGAAGTTATTGCCCCTGCGGCCAACTTCAATTATAGTGTTTCCTACTTATTTTCAAATGGTCCCTTTTCGCATCTTGGTGCTAAGGCTGATTTTGCCTTTTCGGATGATGTAAGTTTAATGCTTGCCATCACCAACCCTTGGGATACAAATGACATTAGTGGTTCAGGCGTATATGCTGTTGGAGGACAATTAGGTGTTTATGGTCAATATTTGAACCTTTACTACGATGGAGGTAGTCCAACTGCCGGTGGTCTTGGTTTCGAAATTGATTACACCGGAGGTTTTGATATAACTGATAGTTTCTTCTTTGGAATCAATGCGGCTTACAACACCAATTCAAACGCTGATGATGGAAATGGGGGAACAACTACGGCAGGTTTTTATGGAGCTGCAATTTATCCACAAGTGACAACATCAGAATCTTTTGCCATTGGCCTGAGAGGTGAATATTTTGCCACTACGCAAGATGGTTTTGACGATGTTCCTGTAACAGCATTAACATTGACAGGGAGTTTTACCAAAGAAAACTTAATCATAAAACCAGAAATTCGATTGGATAGTTTTGGGAAAGATAATGAACCTTTCTTTGATAGTAACGGAGGTACTACTAATAGTCTTTCCTCTTTTGCTTTAGCAGCCATCTACTCTTTCTAG
- a CDS encoding DUF1684 domain-containing protein: MNRTRVIALLLVIALLGCREEKKYHDEKTDIIAQAPTDKIAGILEHQQKLNDEFKDPDESPLPDRFRKDFDGLDFFVPDTSYVVEAEFIRTPDALPFLMPTTTDRQSEEVVYAKVKFELKGKPFMLEVYQNSELMKKEGYEDYLFLPFTDQTNGEETYGGGRYMDLRIPKGNKIILDFNKAYNPYCAYNKKYSCPLVPAVNHMEAKILAGVKKFNKK; the protein is encoded by the coding sequence ATGAATCGAACAAGGGTAATAGCCTTACTTTTAGTTATAGCTTTACTTGGATGTAGGGAGGAAAAAAAATATCATGACGAAAAGACCGATATCATTGCCCAAGCACCTACGGACAAGATTGCCGGAATTCTAGAGCACCAGCAAAAACTTAATGATGAGTTCAAAGATCCGGATGAGTCACCGTTACCGGATAGGTTTCGAAAGGATTTTGACGGTTTGGACTTTTTTGTCCCTGACACAAGCTATGTTGTGGAGGCTGAATTTATAAGGACTCCTGATGCTCTACCGTTTTTGATGCCCACAACAACTGATAGACAATCTGAAGAAGTGGTATATGCCAAAGTCAAATTTGAACTGAAAGGAAAACCTTTTATGTTGGAGGTGTACCAAAATTCCGAACTTATGAAAAAGGAGGGATATGAGGATTATCTTTTTCTGCCTTTCACAGATCAGACCAATGGTGAAGAAACCTATGGCGGAGGGCGTTATATGGACTTAAGAATCCCAAAAGGAAATAAGATAATTTTGGATTTCAACAAGGCTTACAATCCGTATTGTGCTTACAATAAAAAATATTCTTGTCCACTTGTGCCTGCTGTAAATCATATGGAAGCAAAGATACTGGCTGGAGTCAAAAAATTCAATAAAAAATAA
- a CDS encoding alpha/beta hydrolase: protein MKKFLPLIFLVLSMTSFSQQLKIAKGAINDSLLVKGELGESFSLYLPTSFSMSRTWPVLFIFDMKGNSRAAISMFTAAAEEEGYILASSNEIRDTLSLSQNVLIANRMLNTVYDMVPIHKERSYVGGIGDGGRFATLLPTFIKDIRGVLSCGAAIANTEVLTRKNPFYFIGIAGRSDYNYRELLESKIVLDNLKFPNLLIFFEGEHQWASKQEIVRALRSFTLFEMAKGNVPKNDSLVKDYYESSLVKANELLSNDKPLLAENVLDNAIEVYNPFGDWDSLKTSKKILRRSKTYRTNKRLQNNSFLKESLTKEDYGYYLEEDVLTYNYNNLGWWNYQMSELDKMDKSSNEFEKRMSSRLRGFLNALISDNINIISTDKQVDLEALNFLNQLKTITDPKNPENYLKVISYSSQVEDYGTAIFYLEELLKTGYDNKEELYNLDHTALFRITPEFNAMIAKYLKDARYDLIEEN from the coding sequence ATGAAAAAATTTTTACCTCTGATTTTTTTGGTCTTATCGATGACCTCTTTTTCACAGCAACTCAAAATTGCCAAAGGTGCCATTAATGATAGTTTGTTGGTCAAAGGCGAGCTTGGAGAATCGTTTTCTCTCTATTTGCCTACCTCTTTTAGTATGTCCAGAACATGGCCTGTCCTTTTTATTTTTGACATGAAAGGAAACAGTAGGGCCGCAATCTCCATGTTTACTGCAGCGGCCGAAGAGGAAGGTTATATATTGGCCAGTTCCAATGAAATACGAGATACACTAAGTCTTTCACAAAATGTGTTGATTGCCAATAGAATGTTGAATACGGTTTATGATATGGTTCCCATACATAAGGAGCGAAGCTATGTAGGTGGAATTGGTGATGGAGGGAGATTTGCCACCCTATTGCCTACATTTATAAAAGATATTAGAGGAGTTCTTTCCTGTGGTGCGGCAATTGCCAATACGGAAGTGCTTACGCGAAAAAATCCGTTTTATTTTATTGGAATAGCCGGTAGGTCAGATTATAACTATCGGGAACTGTTGGAAAGCAAAATCGTTTTGGACAATCTTAAGTTTCCAAATTTGTTGATTTTTTTTGAAGGTGAACATCAATGGGCGTCCAAGCAAGAAATCGTTAGGGCACTAAGGTCTTTTACCTTGTTTGAAATGGCCAAGGGAAATGTTCCTAAAAATGACAGTCTTGTCAAAGATTACTATGAAAGCTCATTAGTGAAAGCGAATGAACTCCTATCCAATGATAAACCCTTGTTAGCAGAAAATGTATTGGACAACGCAATTGAGGTCTATAATCCTTTTGGTGATTGGGATTCACTAAAAACATCCAAAAAGATTCTTAGAAGAAGTAAGACATATAGGACCAATAAACGATTGCAAAATAATTCCTTTTTAAAGGAATCCTTGACCAAGGAAGATTATGGCTATTATTTGGAAGAGGATGTTCTTACCTATAATTACAACAATTTGGGCTGGTGGAATTATCAAATGTCCGAATTGGATAAAATGGACAAGAGCAGCAATGAATTTGAAAAGAGAATGTCCAGCAGGCTTCGAGGCTTTTTAAACGCATTGATTTCAGATAATATCAATATCATATCGACCGATAAGCAAGTGGATTTGGAAGCCCTAAACTTTTTGAATCAGCTTAAAACGATAACAGATCCCAAAAATCCTGAAAATTATCTGAAAGTGATTTCATATAGTTCACAAGTTGAGGACTATGGGACCGCAATTTTCTATTTGGAGGAATTGCTAAAAACGGGATATGATAATAAGGAGGAATTATATAATCTAGATCATACAGCATTATTTAGAATTACCCCGGAGTTCAACGCAATGATAGCAAAGTATCTAAAAGATGCTCGTTATGATTTAATTGAAGAAAATTAG
- a CDS encoding Lrp/AsnC family transcriptional regulator, giving the protein MNPKIDELNWKILEKLQDNARESFAHIGRSIGLTAPAVGERVKKMEDLGIITGYHAKVSHAHTGHQLKAIITLRAFMGKLKPFLALVNTFEEVVNCYRITGNENIVMEVVLKDQFHLEKFIDKLIQYGETRTNIVLSQVIANAPMNPIKKIDGSL; this is encoded by the coding sequence ATGAATCCAAAGATAGATGAGCTCAACTGGAAAATCTTGGAAAAACTTCAAGATAATGCCAGGGAATCCTTCGCCCATATAGGTAGGTCTATTGGTTTAACGGCACCAGCGGTTGGCGAACGGGTCAAAAAGATGGAGGATTTAGGGATAATAACGGGTTACCATGCCAAAGTTTCCCATGCGCACACAGGACATCAGTTAAAAGCAATTATAACCCTAAGGGCGTTTATGGGTAAATTGAAGCCCTTTTTAGCGCTTGTCAATACTTTTGAAGAAGTGGTTAATTGTTACAGGATAACCGGAAATGAAAATATTGTCATGGAAGTAGTTTTGAAGGACCAGTTTCATTTGGAAAAATTTATTGATAAATTAATTCAATATGGGGAAACTAGGACCAATATCGTCCTTTCCCAGGTGATTGCCAATGCCCCTATGAATCCAATAAAAAAAATAGATGGTTCTCTATAA